In Phlebotomus papatasi isolate M1 chromosome 1, Ppap_2.1, whole genome shotgun sequence, the following proteins share a genomic window:
- the LOC129800023 gene encoding U-scoloptoxin(20)-Cw1a, protein MKLFMNSTVYVTIILICCVIWVACSFPVAMSCDSCGRECANACGTRHFRTCCFNYLKRKRTVLPPLKFTEESPPDFRDFWWAKMQVEKAARDNLLNSADFYGSEFQAPFLARLADSTSALGTRDGHSEENLSMHKNKILEDVDSGQQPHIYDA, encoded by the exons ATGAAGTTATTTATGAATTCAACCGTTTATGTTACAATAATCTTAATCT GTTGCGTTATATGGGTGGCTTGTTCTTTCCCTGTTGCCATGTCCTGCGATTCATGTGGAAGGGAATGCGCCAATGCATGTGGAACAAGACATTTCag GACCTGTTGTTTCAACTATCTTAAACGCAAAAGAACAGTTCTTCCCCCACTTAAATTCACCGAGGAATCTCCTCCGGATTTTCGAGATTTCTGGTGGGCCAAGATGCAAGTCGAAAAGGCAGCCAGGGATAATCTACTGAATTCTGCTGATTTCTACGGATCTGAGTTTCAAGCACCATTCCTCGCCCGTTTAGCAGACAGCACATCTGCCCTTGGTACCCGAGATGGACACAGTGAGGAGAATCTCTCGATGCACAAGAATAAAATTCTCGAAGACGTCGACAGTGGGCAGCAACCCCATATCTACGATGCCTAA
- the LOC129800022 gene encoding cardioactive peptide, whose product MSMSCATIFCVLAIFFGTIYIVHGGVISQRDPRSYHAQNSPDNKVEVKKRPFCNAFTGCGKKRSGSTGPLLSPISSRHLDSLTDDDQPENNYFDDNLASLLDLNSEPAVEDLMRQIMSEAKLWEAIQEASREIHLHKNGRPMSNNQFPVAFSAQ is encoded by the exons ATGAGTATGTCGTGTGCAACGATTTTCTGCGTTTTAGCAATCTTCTTTGGAACCATCTATATAGTCCATGGGGGTGTTATAAGTCAAAGA GATCCACGATCTTATCACGCTCAAAATTCACCAGACAACAAAGTCGAGGTGAAAAAGAGACCTTTCTGCAATGCTTTTACAG GATGTGGGAAGAAACGTTCAGGTTCAACGGGACCTCTACTTTCGCCAATCTCCTCGAGGCACTTGGACTCCCTGACCGATGATGACCAAcccgaaaataattattttgacgACAACCTGGCCAGTCTTCTCGATCTCAATTCTGAACCAGCTGTTGAGGATCTCATGAGACAAATTATGTCTGAAGCTAAACTCTGGGAAGCTATTCAAGAAGCCAGTCGAGAAATTCATTTGCATAAGAACGGACGTCCAATGTCCAATAATCAATTCCCCGTAGCATTTAGTGCTCAATAA